A window of the Trichoderma asperellum chromosome 4, complete sequence genome harbors these coding sequences:
- a CDS encoding uncharacterized protein (EggNog:ENOG41~CAZy:GH17), with protein MKGTIAAAAVAALAGTANASHGHRHAHELFAAKRHQTGDVCVPGCTTIWSTVTGEPTWVPAPPPVTSASPVAPTTAPAQTTAETQAPSTSEVIVVPVPTPAPVTFSTPGTYTIPATTITLTDTTTVCGATSTQVPPGTHTVGGVTTIVETATTVTCPVATVSTSGTVVTSVIVQTTYVCPAAGTYTIAPITTTVPESTVIVYPVPTSYAPGTYTAPEKVVTVTETDYVTWCPFESSGLPTTQPTPTPAPASYPPPAAPKPSSAAPVYVPPVAPKPKPSQAAPKPQPQAPSGGLTGSNDHYGITYTPYEPTTGNCKAASEVEKDISDLKNAGFQVIRVYSTDCDTLENVGGAAKKYGLDLILGVFVKGDGCSYDTPDIKIQVDAISAWAQWDIVKLIVVGNEAIMNNYCSATQLASLITTVKGKCSGYTGPYTISETLNIWQQPAVSAAICPAVDVAGANIHPYFNTATPASSAGDFVAGQLELLNKVCSGKEAINLECGWPKQGSCNGAACPGDSEQATAIQSIREKCGHKTVFFSFDDDMWKQPGPLGCEQSWGVAAAFSISGIY; from the exons ATGAAGGGAAcaatcgccgccgccgccgtggcTGCCTTGGCCGGTACTGCCAATGCTTCTCACGGTCACCGCCACGCCCACGAGCTCTTCGCCGCCAAGCGACACCAGACTGGCGACGTCTGCGTTCCGGGATGCACCACCATCTGGTCGACTGTCACCGGCGAGCCTACTT GGGTTCCTGCACCTCCTCCCGTCACCTCCGCTTCTCCTGTTGCACCTACTACCGCTCCTGCACAGACCACCGCTGAGACTCAGGCTCCCTCAACCTCCGAGGTGATTGTTGTTCCTGTGCCGACACCGGCTCCCGTCACCTTCTCGACTCCTGGAACTTACACCATCCcggccaccaccatcaccctGACCGACACCACCACCGTCTGCGGTGCTACCTCGACCCAGGTGCCCCCAGGAACGCACACTGTTGGTGGTGTTACCACCATCGTTGAGACGGCCACCACCGTTACCTGCCCCGTTGCGACCGTCTCGACCAGTGGCACTGTTGTCACCAGCGTCATTGTCCAGACCACCTACGTCTGCCCTGCTGCGGGAACTTACACCATTGCTCCTATCACCACCACGGTCCCGGAGTCTACGGTCATCGTCTACCCCGTCCCCACCAGCTATGCTCCTGGTACCTATACCGCCCCCGAGAAGGTGGTCACCGTCACCGAGACTGACTATGTCACCTGGTGCCCCTTCGAGAGCTCTGGTCTCCCCACTACTCAGCCCACTCCTACTCCGGCTCCCGCCAGCTaccctcctcctgctgctcctAAGCCCAGCAGCGCTGCGCCGGTCTACGTTCCTCCCGTCgctcccaagcccaagcctTCCCAGGCTGCCCCtaagcctcagcctcaggcCCCTAGCGGCGGTCTGACCGGCAGCAACGACCACTACGGTATCACCTACACTCCTTATGAGCCTACCACTGGAAACTGCAAGGCCGCTTCCGAGGTCGAGAAGGATATTTCCGACCTTAAGAACGCTGGCTTCCAGGTTATCCGTGTCTACTCCACTGACTGCGACACTCTTGAGAACGTTGGTGGCGCCGCCAAGAAGTACGGCCTTGATCTGATCCTCGGTGTTTTCGTCAAGGGTGATGGCTGCAGCTATGACACCCCGGATATCAAGATCCAGGTCGACGCCATTTCTGCCTGGGCTCAGTGGGACATTGTCAAGCTCATTGTTGTGGGCAACGAGGCTATTATGAACAACTACTGCTCTGCTACTCAGCTTGCTTCCCTGATCACTACTGTCAAGGGCAAGTGCAGCGGCTACACCGGCCCTTACACCATCTCTGAGACTCTTAACATCTGGCAGCAGCCTGCTGTTTCTGCCGCTATCTGCCCTGCTGTCGACGTCGCCGGTGCCAACATCCACCCTTACTTCAACACTGCAACTCCCGCTTCATCCGCTGGTGACTTCGTCGCTGGTCAGCTCGAGCTTCTGAACAAGGTTTGCTCTGGCAAGGAGGCCATTAACCTGGAGTGCGGTTGGCCCAAGCAGGGTTCATGCAATGGCGCTGCTTGCCCCGGTGACAGCGAGCAGGCTACTGCCATTCAATCTATCCGTGAGAAGTGCGGTCACAAGaccgtcttcttctcattcgaCGACGACATGTGGAAGCAGCCTGGCCCTCTGGGCTGCGAACAGAGCTGGGGTGTCGCGGCTGCCTTCTCCATTTCAGGCATTTACTAA
- a CDS encoding uncharacterized protein (BUSCO:EOG092D0H69), translated as MQNNSDSMPPDMILYGSVSNDLSRTQSTGSSEMDQLRPNKAGMTDEFGDDLGDEDIQVGAVSESSRHPGDLVELKQTGSRVPLFAIYLGYFGERNHFYAVNGRWLTSMGYSPLFTVAKFATQEELAPVMAKLPQKASIEQFEELRRNEQGPLRDDGSRLIQKMMDFRLKAEAVQKKNLGKLDAVRTFLSTQQQARYLSLFEIADILLPASLKVCGQFPSFALYAVHAALYQNEIGFRPLSPSSDCHRRDHLFEIFPQSHTQIINKVVTLVRDYTETNMKRLRAPKPSELEETILGKFILQAREVVLESRSKRQWTPHGTLSPGDSMQLPQPEWSQSSKDIIAFLEWWASYDLFEPGSKFHGHGALILRALELYDDTVLDQSTAWTFLQEIGIIPPWEIPSRYKVRFPNVTIARGGGLERDVPKDLEESRRPDIAAGFRREHGQSTIFCIDAASTMVIDDGISLERTDNPDEFWLHVHAADPASSIKPNSDLCKYMELIPENIYLPGHFQAMLPSNLGEEDDAKDYASDGLVGQFSLKSGGPALTFSARVNRAGELLDFKVEPSTLGKVVYLDPEDVSKFCNEPAPPPVPSHSLVVGKPGGNGEPQLNRPMITARDLDSSGKEDLLLLYQLAEAIKSKRLEKGAWPYFFPRPSVSVSLQDTSDEGDGSKFLPPDPYIKAAYETSTGCSVVSNTMVLAGEIAARWCSSRSIPIPYRRNVKFRYGINKAFDYATKEIYPLIRKGIEPSGSQRQELTRLTGGIEISSQPGSYFLLGLDMYAKATSPLRRFSDLLVHWQIHAALQHERTTQRTISPETDNLDDILPFSSTQLATTLPLLEVREKMARTVSRGILEWILIALVRAWRFEKTAPRRLRFTVSSRWRQGCIGRVDFFGLNAIMDIEGLNHKALVKDVRVGDQFEVELADVNVHSRRILVKALKYLGREPNDGI; from the exons ATGCAAAACAACTCTGATAGCATGCCTCCAGACATGATCCTGTACGGCAGTGTCTCAAACGACTTGAGTCGAACTCAATCAACAGGCTCATCTGAAATGGACCAGCTGCGGCCTAATAAAGCGGGGATGACGGATGAATTTGGCGATGATCTTGGTGACGAAGACATCCAGGTTGGTGCTGTTAGTGAGAGCTCTAGGCATCCTGGTGATCTCGTCGAATTGAA ACAAACTGGCTCGCGAGTGCCCCTCTTTGCAATCTACCTAGGGTATTTTGGAGAGAGGAACCATTTCTATGCTGTCAATGGCAGGTGGCTCACTAGCATGGGATATTCTCCGCTATTCACGGTGGCCAAGTTTGCTACCCAGGAAGAGCTGGCACCTGTCATGGCCAAGTTGCCACAAAAGGCATCAATTGAACAGTTTGAAGAACTACGTCGCAACGAACAGGGCCCTTTAAGAGACGATGGCTCTCGGCTGATCCAAAAAATGATGGATTTCAGGCTCAAAGCAGAAGCTGTTCAGAAAAAGAACCTCGGAAAGCTGGATGCAGTCAGGACGTTTTTGTCCACTCAGCAGCAAGCCAGGTATCTTAGCCTTTTTGAGATTGCCGACATACTACTGCCTGCCTCCCTCAAAGTGTGCGGCCAATTCCCCTCTTTTGCACTATATGCTGTTCATGCAGCTTTATATCAAAATGAGATTGGCTTTCGGCCACTCAGCCCATCTAGTGACTGCCATCGTCGCGATCATTTATTCGAGATTTTCCCTCAGAGTCATACGCAAATCATCAATAAAGTTGTTACTCTGGTCCGTGACTACACAGAAACTAATATGAAACGCCTGAGAGCACCAAAGCCAAGTGAACTTGAGGAAACCATCCTCGGGAAATTCATTCTCCAGGCACGAGAAGTAGTCTTGGAGAGCCGTTCAAAGCGGCAATGGACGCCCCATGGGACCCTTTCTCCTGGAGACAGTATGCAGCTGCCACAGCCGGAGTGGTCTCAGTCAAGTAAGGATATCATTGCCTTCTTGGAATGGTGGGCGAGCTATGACCTTTTCGAACCTGGATCGAAATTTCACGGCCACGGCGCCCTGATTCTTCGTGCCCTTGAACTCTACGATGATACCGTTCTCGATCAGAGCACGGCATGGACGTTTTTGCAAGAAATTGGAATCATTCCTCCATGGGAGATCCCGTCACGCTACAAAGTCCGTTTCCCAAACGTTACAATAGCTAGAGGTGGTGGCTTAGAGCGGGATGTTCCCAAAGATCTCGAGGAATCTAGGCGACCGGATATTGCAGCGGGCTTTAGGCGAGAACACGGGCAATCTACCATATTTTGTATCGACGCAGCGTCGACTATGGTTATTGATGATGGTATCTCACTAGAACGCACGGATAACCCCGACGAATTCTGGCTTCACGTTCACGCAGCCGATCCTGCTTCGAGTATTAAGCCGAATTCTGATCTGTGCAAATACATGGAGTTGATTCCGGAGAATATATATCTGCCTGGGCACTTTCAAGCCATGCTACCTTCTAACCtgggtgaagaagatgacgccaAAGACTATGCATCCGATGGTCTCGTTGGTCAATTTTCTCTCAAATCAGGCGGCCCAGCATTAACTTTTAGTGCAAGAGTCAACAGAGCTGGCGAATTGCTAGACTTCAAGGTTGAGCCTAGTACCTTGGGAAAAGTCGTCTACTTGGATCCTGAGGACGTCTCCAAATTTTGCAATGAGCCAGCACCGCCGCCAGTTCCCAGCCATAGTCTTGTTGTCGGAAAACCAGGAGGAAATGGAGAACCACAATTAAATCGCCCAATGATTACAGCCCGGGATTTGGACTCATCCGGCAAAGaagatttattattattatatcaACTCGCCGAAGCTATCAAAAGTAAGCGCCTCGAAAAAGGAGCGTGGCCATACTTTTTCCCCCGTCCATCCGTCTCAGTGTCTCTCCAAGACACTTCTGATGAAGGGGACGGATCAAAATTCCTGCCGCCTGATCCATACATTAAGGCCGCCTACGAGACATCCACGGGGTGTTCTGTCGTTTCTAATACCATGGTTCTAGCTGGTGAAATTGCGGCACGATGGTGTTCATCTCGCAGCATCCCGATCCCCTACCGAAGAAACGTCAAATTCAGATATGGTATTAATAAAGCATTCGACTACGCTACAAAGGAGATTTACCCTCTCATCAGAAAGGGCATTGAGCCAAGTGGCAGCCAGCGACAAGAATTAACTCGACTTACGGGTGGAATCGAGATATCGAGTCAGCCAGGCTCATATTTCCTCCTTGGATTGGACATGTATGCCAAAGCCACATCGCCGCTACGTCGTTTCTCTGATTTGCTTGTCCACTGGCAAATTCATGCAGCTTTACAGCACGAACGAACTACTCAGCGAACCATTAGCCCGGAGACCGATAATTTGGATGAcattcttcccttttcctctACTCAGCTTGCGACTACCCTACCGTTGCTGGAGGTCCGCGAGAAGATGGCGCGCACAGTCTCTCGCGGCATCCTCGAGTGGATCCTCATTGCCCTTGTCCGTGCATGGCGCTTCGAGAAGACGGCACCTCGCAGGCTCCGATTTACTGTTAGTTCGCGCTGGCGGCAGGGCTGCATCGGCAGAGTGGATTTCTTCGGTCTAAATGCTATAATGGATATCGAGGGCTTGAATCATAAGGCCCTCGTCAAGGACGTCCGGGTTGGAGATCAATTCGAAGTTGAGCTTGCAGATGTGAACGTTCATTCGCGGCGCATCCTCGTCAAAGCCCTCAAGTATCTCGGCCGTGAACCCAATGATGGCATATAG